In Companilactobacillus allii, one genomic interval encodes:
- a CDS encoding aldo/keto reductase has protein sequence MTLNLESTVTLNNGVQMPQVGLGVWKVNNTGASQSVQWAIKHGYKAIDTAKQYDNEKGVGLGLKKALADNNMKREDIFLTTKIFNGDQGYDSTLEQFKGQLKRLQTDYVDLLLIHWPVDGTYLETWRALEKIYHDGYARAIGISNFDITKMKDILLNASVKPAVNQMEFNPLCQEEDIKAFCDKHNIYLEAWSPLGGGAVLGDTRLKKIADKYNKSVAQVILRWDLQRGIITIPKSVHEARIIQNADIYDFELDDKDVAEINGFDEDKRSIWYGGFFWHGNPDGYKDEVDVWDD, from the coding sequence ATGACTTTAAATTTGGAATCCACAGTTACATTGAACAATGGTGTTCAAATGCCACAAGTTGGATTAGGTGTTTGGAAAGTAAATAACACTGGTGCTTCACAGTCCGTTCAATGGGCTATCAAGCATGGCTATAAGGCTATCGATACAGCAAAACAATATGATAACGAAAAAGGTGTTGGCTTAGGTCTTAAAAAAGCTCTCGCTGATAATAATATGAAACGTGAAGATATTTTCTTAACAACAAAGATTTTTAATGGTGATCAAGGATATGATTCAACACTCGAACAATTCAAGGGCCAACTGAAACGTCTTCAGACTGACTATGTCGATCTTTTATTGATCCACTGGCCAGTTGATGGAACATATCTAGAAACTTGGCGTGCCTTAGAAAAGATCTATCATGATGGTTATGCCCGTGCAATTGGTATTTCTAATTTCGATATTACCAAAATGAAGGATATCCTTCTTAACGCATCAGTTAAACCAGCTGTTAATCAAATGGAATTCAATCCACTTTGCCAAGAAGAAGATATCAAAGCATTCTGTGACAAACACAATATCTATCTTGAAGCATGGTCTCCACTTGGTGGTGGGGCTGTTCTTGGCGATACACGTTTGAAAAAAATCGCTGATAAATATAATAAGTCAGTTGCACAAGTTATCTTGCGTTGGGACTTACAACGTGGAATCATTACAATTCCTAAGTCAGTTCACGAAGCACGTATCATTCAAAATGCCGATATCTACGACTTTGAATTGGATGATAAAGACGTTGCTGAAATCAATGGATTTGACGAAGACAAACGTAGTATTTGGTATGGTGGCTTCTTCTGGCATGGCAATCCGGATGGATATAAAGATGAAGTTGACGTTTGGGACGATTAA
- a CDS encoding fructose-1,6-bisphosphatase encodes MKNTFTSDNEIKSEIINLSAILNLPKGTEAFVSDIHGEYDEFAHIVRNGSGNTKQKISELFTGRLTDDSQKKLAFLIYYPSEILRQTKTKFKSNDELNQWYITTFNNLIEMLQYTANKYTRSKVRKAMDSDFVYITEELLYADLSDGTKHLYYSEIMDSIIRLNMADAFIISTCHTIQKLVVDHLHIIGDVYDRGPHPDLIIEHLMKNCSSIDFQWGNHDILWIGSVSGSKLCMANLVRISARYDNLDILSESYGIDFSKLEKFALKNYQPKQSFDPKSDTGTKITPEAEQRNNCVQQAIAIIQFKLEGQAIKRNPSFKMSNRLMLGKLSDDREYITISDKNYSVMNGCFQLVDKTSPYELTADEASVVDDLITQFVNSKKLHKHMNYMVKNGSMYLRYNGNLLLHGCVPVDDAGEMLSLKLGDKKYSGKELFDLFDKTLREAFDHPQVNDCYNSDILWYLWTGSLSPLFGKATMTTFERYFVDDKVLQHEKKNPYYSLRKEEWFDDKLLNEFSLDAKVGHIINGHTPVKSGHSPIMANGKIFVIDGGMSKPYHKTTGIGGYTLLYNSYGLQLVTHEPFTTRQKAIADMTDVVSTKRVIEQSAKRKTVGDTDIGKKLKKQIAGLSAEL; translated from the coding sequence ATGAAAAATACATTCACAAGTGATAATGAAATTAAGTCAGAAATTATTAATCTTTCAGCAATTTTGAATTTACCGAAAGGAACTGAGGCTTTTGTCAGTGATATTCATGGAGAATATGATGAGTTCGCACATATTGTGCGCAATGGATCTGGTAATACCAAACAAAAGATAAGTGAATTGTTTACAGGTCGCTTAACTGATGATAGCCAAAAAAAACTGGCCTTTTTGATTTATTATCCTTCAGAAATATTAAGACAGACCAAAACTAAGTTCAAAAGTAATGATGAGTTGAATCAGTGGTATATAACTACCTTTAATAACTTGATCGAAATGTTGCAGTATACAGCCAATAAATACACACGTTCCAAGGTTAGAAAGGCGATGGATAGTGACTTTGTCTATATAACTGAAGAATTGTTATACGCTGATCTAAGTGATGGGACCAAGCACCTTTATTATTCCGAAATCATGGATAGTATCATTAGATTAAATATGGCAGACGCGTTCATTATCTCCACATGTCACACGATTCAAAAATTGGTCGTAGATCATTTACACATTATCGGTGATGTTTATGACCGTGGCCCACATCCTGATCTAATAATAGAACATTTAATGAAGAACTGTAGCAGTATCGACTTTCAATGGGGTAATCACGATATTCTTTGGATCGGAAGTGTATCTGGTTCCAAACTTTGTATGGCTAATCTAGTTAGGATAAGTGCCAGATACGATAATTTGGATATTTTGAGTGAATCATATGGAATAGACTTCAGTAAGCTAGAGAAGTTTGCTTTGAAGAATTATCAGCCCAAACAATCATTTGATCCTAAGTCTGATACAGGCACAAAAATCACTCCTGAAGCAGAACAACGCAATAATTGTGTTCAACAAGCGATTGCAATCATACAATTCAAACTAGAGGGACAAGCAATTAAGCGTAATCCGTCATTTAAAATGTCAAATCGTCTAATGCTGGGTAAACTCAGTGATGATAGAGAATATATAACTATTTCTGATAAAAATTACAGCGTTATGAATGGGTGCTTCCAACTAGTTGATAAAACCTCACCATATGAATTAACAGCTGATGAAGCAAGTGTTGTCGATGATTTGATAACTCAATTCGTTAACTCGAAGAAGTTACACAAACATATGAATTACATGGTTAAAAATGGTTCGATGTACCTTCGTTATAACGGTAACCTTTTACTACATGGCTGTGTTCCAGTCGATGATGCTGGTGAAATGTTGAGTCTTAAACTTGGCGACAAGAAGTATTCTGGTAAAGAGTTATTTGATCTGTTCGATAAAACTTTACGTGAGGCCTTTGACCATCCCCAAGTAAATGACTGTTATAATTCAGATATTTTGTGGTATTTATGGACAGGAAGCTTGTCACCACTATTTGGTAAAGCTACTATGACAACGTTTGAGCGTTATTTTGTTGATGACAAAGTATTACAACACGAAAAAAAGAATCCGTATTATTCATTGCGTAAAGAAGAGTGGTTCGATGATAAATTACTCAATGAATTCTCACTGGATGCCAAAGTTGGCCACATAATAAATGGACATACACCAGTCAAATCAGGACATTCACCAATTATGGCAAATGGTAAGATATTCGTCATTGATGGTGGGATGTCCAAGCCATATCACAAAACCACAGGTATTGGTGGATACACGCTACTTTATAATTCATATGGATTACAATTGGTCACTCATGAACCATTCACGACACGTCAAAAGGCTATAGCCGATATGACCGATGTTGTTTCCACAAAGCGTGTTATTGAACAATCAGCTAAGCGCAAAACGGTCGGGGATACAGATATCGGTAAGAAACTAAAAAAGCAGATAGCTGGGCTATCTGCTGAATTATAA